In Oryzihumus leptocrescens, the following are encoded in one genomic region:
- a CDS encoding [protein-PII] uridylyltransferase, producing MDLAAQRLDLAGTRSFGAPGAGRRRRTALADFARDQLQGIWAEATKGGRFEGVALASVGSLARGDGGPLSDYDLVLLHYGRSLSEGDVTELADRVWYPIWDGGAKLDHSVRTVNQCRQVAAADLSAAVGLLDLTWVAGDREVVQAASATLAHDWRANARRRLPELVESLETRHRRHGDLAHVIEPDLKEARGGLRDMTVLRALTAAWLADRPHGAVDTAYEHLLDVRDALHVVTGRGRDRLTREDHDAVAALLGEPDADAMLTEVATSARTIAFALDATVRRAGQSQRARTLRIGPRRPQLNPLGYGLFEHDGELVLGPSVDPARDPLLALRAAVLAARNNLPISPATLANLAEHSAPLSEPWSVLARSLFADLLAAGPGLIPVWEGLDLAGVVERWIPEWADVRSRPQRNPVHRHTVDRHLVETVVQAKPLLRDVERPDLLLLAALLHDIGKVAGAHDHSTVGAPVAARVAARMGLPQREVDLVTLLVREHLTLIDLATRRDPQDPQTVAAVVDAVGGERAVLELLRALTEADACAAGPAAWTDWRAQLLDRLTGGVRAALGDETARPVPDELDGPLSPEVITSVVAGEPHVEVTSVGGVHRLDVYDRDRLGLFADTAGLLASHGLVVRTAVVRTLDGIAANEWHVESPGGDVPDGVVLARGLFRLARGDRAPLMALERRRAPRPTASAHASSGSPGQTRAMVVPQASLDATVIEVRAQDRPGLLHDVGLALAKAGLSVRSAHIATYAGQTLDTFYLTEFAGRALPPARVAQAVSVLIDACDGTGAQGR from the coding sequence ATGGACCTGGCCGCACAGCGGCTCGACCTGGCCGGCACCCGGAGCTTCGGTGCTCCGGGTGCCGGTCGGCGCCGCCGCACCGCCCTGGCCGACTTCGCCCGCGACCAGCTCCAGGGCATCTGGGCCGAGGCGACCAAGGGGGGCCGCTTCGAGGGCGTGGCGCTGGCCAGCGTGGGCAGCCTCGCCCGCGGCGACGGCGGCCCGCTCAGCGACTACGACCTGGTGCTGCTGCACTACGGGCGCTCGCTGTCCGAGGGGGACGTGACCGAGCTGGCCGACCGCGTCTGGTACCCCATCTGGGACGGCGGCGCCAAGCTCGACCACAGCGTCCGCACCGTCAACCAGTGCCGACAGGTGGCCGCCGCCGACCTGTCCGCGGCGGTGGGCCTGCTCGACCTGACCTGGGTCGCCGGGGACCGCGAGGTCGTCCAGGCGGCCAGCGCCACCCTGGCGCACGACTGGCGGGCCAATGCGCGCCGCCGGCTGCCCGAGCTGGTCGAGTCCCTGGAGACCCGCCACCGGCGCCACGGCGACCTCGCCCACGTCATCGAGCCGGACCTGAAGGAGGCGCGCGGGGGCCTGCGCGACATGACCGTGCTGCGTGCGCTGACCGCCGCCTGGCTGGCGGACCGCCCGCACGGGGCGGTCGACACGGCATACGAGCACCTGCTCGACGTGCGCGACGCGCTGCACGTGGTCACCGGCCGCGGCCGGGACCGCCTGACCCGCGAGGACCACGACGCGGTCGCCGCGCTGCTGGGGGAGCCCGACGCCGACGCGATGCTCACCGAGGTGGCCACCTCCGCGCGGACCATCGCCTTCGCGCTCGACGCGACGGTACGCCGCGCGGGACAGTCCCAGCGCGCCCGCACCCTGCGCATCGGGCCGCGCCGCCCGCAGCTGAACCCGCTGGGCTACGGACTGTTCGAGCACGACGGCGAGCTCGTCCTCGGCCCGAGCGTCGACCCGGCCCGCGACCCGCTGCTGGCGCTGCGCGCCGCGGTGCTGGCCGCCCGCAACAACCTGCCCATCTCCCCGGCCACCCTGGCCAACCTCGCCGAGCACAGCGCGCCGCTGTCCGAGCCGTGGTCGGTGCTGGCCCGCTCGCTCTTCGCCGACCTGCTCGCCGCCGGACCGGGGCTGATCCCGGTGTGGGAGGGGCTGGACCTGGCCGGCGTGGTCGAGCGCTGGATCCCGGAGTGGGCCGACGTGCGCAGCCGCCCGCAGCGCAACCCGGTCCACCGGCACACCGTCGACCGGCACCTGGTCGAGACCGTGGTGCAGGCCAAGCCGCTGCTGCGTGACGTCGAGCGCCCCGACCTGCTGCTGCTGGCCGCGCTGCTGCACGACATCGGCAAGGTGGCCGGCGCCCACGACCACTCGACCGTCGGCGCCCCGGTCGCCGCCCGGGTCGCCGCCCGGATGGGGCTGCCTCAGCGGGAGGTCGACCTGGTCACCTTGCTGGTGCGCGAGCACCTCACCCTGATCGACCTCGCCACGAGGCGGGACCCGCAGGACCCGCAGACCGTGGCCGCGGTCGTCGACGCCGTCGGCGGCGAGCGCGCGGTGCTGGAGCTGCTGCGGGCGCTCACCGAGGCCGACGCCTGCGCCGCGGGACCGGCCGCCTGGACCGACTGGAGGGCTCAGTTGCTCGACCGCCTGACCGGGGGAGTGCGCGCCGCACTGGGTGACGAGACCGCCCGGCCCGTTCCCGACGAGCTCGACGGGCCGCTGTCCCCGGAGGTCATCACCTCCGTGGTGGCCGGCGAACCACACGTGGAGGTCACCAGCGTCGGCGGGGTGCACCGCCTCGACGTCTACGACCGGGACCGGCTGGGGCTGTTCGCCGACACGGCCGGCCTGCTCGCCTCGCACGGCCTGGTGGTGCGGACGGCGGTGGTGCGCACGCTCGACGGCATCGCCGCCAACGAGTGGCACGTGGAGTCACCCGGCGGGGACGTGCCCGACGGCGTCGTGCTGGCGCGCGGGCTGTTCCGCCTGGCCCGCGGTGACCGTGCGCCGCTGATGGCGCTGGAGCGCCGCCGCGCGCCGCGCCCGACGGCCAGCGCCCACGCCAGCTCCGGCTCGCCGGGCCAGACGCGGGCGATGGTGGTGCCGCAGGCCTCGCTGGACGCCACGGTCATCGAGGTGCGCGCGCAGGACCGCCCCGGCCTGCTGCACGACGTCGGGCTGGCGCTGGCCAAGGCCGGCCTGAGCGTGCGCAGCGCGCACATCGCCACCTACGCCGGGCAGACGCTGGACACGTTCTACCTGACCGAGTTCGCCGGTCGGGCCCTCCCGCCGGCCCGTGTGGCGCAGGCGGTGTCGGTCCTGATCGACGCGTGCGACGGGACAGGTGCGCAGGGAAGATAA
- a CDS encoding GNAT family N-acetyltransferase: MLSREGHGLPELHAVGERVWVSPVRREDLDPYRRAVERSRDRLSRWNPVNPEDLATHLGAQSRGHRTFVIRARQQEGDHDVVGKVNVTNVVHGRFLSAAMGYDAYDPYAGRGLFAEGMRLVVGLAFAAEPHGMGLHRLEASVQPGNVVSAGLLRSVGFRHEGYTPRMLWLADGSGREAWRDHDRYAMTAEEWPARPYAQQQRRRLVVLVGGVPGSGKTTLARALAEELGVPLLSKDIVKEAVADALPDDVVTAHGAGQSALGAGASTALWRLLASSPVGGVVENWFWPHDERHVRAGLAEAGVDPAAVPEVWCDVPLELARQRFEARAGERHAVHGPQSGLGSWWESVAEAARPLGVGPVHRVDTSAPVSAGQVARLALAVRAATP, encoded by the coding sequence ATGTTGTCGCGTGAGGGCCACGGCCTGCCCGAGCTGCACGCGGTCGGGGAACGGGTGTGGGTCAGCCCGGTGCGCCGCGAGGACCTCGACCCCTATCGGCGCGCGGTGGAGCGCTCGCGGGACCGCCTGTCCCGGTGGAACCCGGTCAACCCCGAGGACCTGGCCACCCACCTCGGCGCCCAGTCCCGCGGTCACCGCACGTTCGTCATCCGGGCCCGCCAGCAAGAAGGCGACCACGACGTCGTCGGCAAGGTCAACGTCACCAACGTCGTCCACGGCCGGTTCCTGTCCGCAGCCATGGGCTATGACGCCTACGACCCGTATGCCGGCCGCGGCCTCTTCGCCGAGGGCATGCGGCTGGTCGTCGGGCTGGCCTTCGCCGCCGAGCCGCACGGGATGGGGCTGCACCGCCTCGAGGCGAGCGTCCAGCCGGGCAACGTCGTCTCGGCCGGCCTGCTGCGCTCGGTCGGCTTCCGGCACGAGGGCTACACGCCGCGGATGCTGTGGCTGGCCGACGGCTCGGGTCGGGAGGCCTGGCGCGACCACGACCGCTACGCGATGACCGCCGAGGAGTGGCCGGCCCGGCCCTACGCCCAGCAGCAGCGTCGGCGCCTGGTGGTCCTCGTGGGCGGGGTGCCCGGGTCGGGCAAGACGACGCTCGCGCGGGCCCTCGCCGAAGAGCTCGGGGTGCCGTTGCTGTCGAAGGACATCGTCAAGGAGGCCGTGGCCGACGCGCTGCCGGACGACGTGGTCACGGCGCACGGCGCGGGTCAGTCCGCCCTCGGGGCCGGTGCCAGCACCGCCCTGTGGCGCCTGCTGGCCAGCTCGCCGGTGGGTGGGGTGGTGGAGAACTGGTTCTGGCCGCACGACGAGCGCCACGTCCGCGCGGGGCTCGCCGAGGCCGGGGTCGACCCGGCTGCCGTGCCCGAGGTGTGGTGTGACGTGCCGCTCGAGCTGGCGCGCCAGCGGTTCGAGGCCAGGGCAGGGGAGCGACACGCCGTCCACGGGCCACAGTCCGGACTCGGGTCGTGGTGGGAGAGCGTGGCCGAGGCCGCCCGGCCGCTGGGGGTGGGGCCGGTGCACCGGGTCGACACCTCGGCGCCGGTCAGCGCCGGGCAGGTGGCCCGGCTGGCGCTCGCGGTCCGCGCCGCCACCCCGTAG
- a CDS encoding flavodoxin family protein, protein MSQDGHRDWDFSGLRALYVNCTLKRSPELSHTQGLVDRSAAIMRQHGVEVDQIRAVDHDIATGVYPDMTEHGWATDEWPQLWPRVLAAHILVVAGPIWLGDNSSVTKRVIERLYAQSSQLNEQGQYAFYGRVGGALITGNEDGVKHCTSNIIYSLQHLGYVIPPQADAGWIGEVGPGPSYLDPGSGGPQNDFTNRNTTFMTWNLMHLAKMITDAGGIPAWGNQRAAWEHGQRFDFNPEYR, encoded by the coding sequence ATGAGCCAGGACGGACACCGCGACTGGGACTTCAGCGGCCTGCGGGCGCTGTACGTCAACTGCACCCTCAAGCGCTCGCCGGAGCTGTCGCACACCCAGGGGCTGGTGGACCGCAGCGCGGCGATCATGCGGCAGCACGGCGTGGAGGTCGACCAGATCCGGGCGGTCGACCACGACATCGCGACCGGCGTCTACCCCGACATGACCGAGCACGGCTGGGCCACCGACGAGTGGCCGCAGCTGTGGCCGCGGGTGCTGGCCGCGCACATCCTCGTCGTGGCCGGGCCGATCTGGCTGGGGGACAACTCCAGCGTCACCAAGCGGGTGATCGAGCGGCTCTACGCCCAGTCCAGCCAGCTCAACGAGCAGGGGCAGTACGCCTTCTACGGCCGGGTCGGCGGTGCGCTGATCACCGGCAACGAGGACGGGGTCAAGCACTGCACGAGCAACATCATCTACAGCCTGCAGCACCTCGGCTACGTCATCCCGCCACAGGCCGACGCCGGCTGGATCGGCGAGGTCGGGCCCGGCCCGTCCTACCTCGACCCGGGCTCCGGCGGACCGCAGAACGACTTCACCAACCGCAACACGACGTTCATGACGTGGAACCTCATGCACCTGGCGAAGATGATCACCGACGCCGGCGGCATCCCCGCGTGGGGCAACCAGCGCGCGGCGTGGGAGCACGGGCAGCGCTTCGACTTCAACCCCGAGTACCGCTGA
- a CDS encoding amidohydrolase family protein gives MSAPVLHVRGQVLVGPEEVRDEVWVVDGRLSYVAPQAGTDVQTVSGWVLPGLVDAHCHVGLDAHGAVDEATSEAQALADREAGTLLIRDAGSPADTRWIDEREDLPRVIRAGRHIARTRRYIRNYAHEIEPEDLAAYVRQEARRGDGWVKLVGDWIDRESGDLAPCWPREALTAAIAAAHEEGARVTAHCFGEESLRDFAAAGTDCIEHATGLEPDTIDAFAAQGIAIVPTLVNIDTFPAIAASAEEKFPLYAKHLRDLHARRYETVAAAHDAGIPIYLGTDAGGSLPHGLVAAEAAELVRAGLPAERALEAATWGARRWLGRPGLEEGAGADLVVYAADPREDIGVLAHPTHVVLRGHVVA, from the coding sequence ATGAGCGCGCCGGTGCTGCACGTCAGGGGACAGGTCCTCGTCGGCCCCGAGGAGGTGCGCGACGAGGTGTGGGTGGTCGACGGCCGTCTGTCGTATGTCGCGCCGCAGGCGGGCACGGACGTCCAGACCGTCTCGGGCTGGGTCCTGCCGGGCCTGGTCGACGCCCACTGCCACGTCGGGCTCGACGCCCACGGCGCCGTCGACGAGGCCACGAGCGAGGCGCAGGCGCTCGCCGACCGGGAGGCCGGCACGCTGCTGATCCGCGACGCCGGGTCACCGGCGGACACCCGCTGGATCGACGAGCGCGAGGACCTGCCCCGGGTCATCCGCGCCGGCAGGCACATCGCCCGGACCCGGCGCTACATCCGCAACTACGCCCACGAGATCGAGCCCGAGGACCTGGCCGCCTACGTCCGGCAGGAGGCCCGCCGCGGGGACGGCTGGGTCAAGCTGGTCGGCGACTGGATCGACCGCGAGTCCGGCGACCTCGCCCCGTGCTGGCCACGGGAGGCCCTGACCGCCGCCATCGCGGCCGCCCACGAGGAAGGGGCCCGGGTCACCGCGCACTGCTTCGGCGAGGAGTCGCTGCGCGACTTCGCGGCCGCCGGCACCGACTGCATCGAGCACGCCACGGGCCTGGAGCCGGACACCATCGACGCCTTCGCCGCGCAGGGCATCGCCATCGTGCCGACCCTGGTCAACATCGACACCTTCCCCGCCATCGCGGCCTCGGCCGAGGAGAAGTTCCCGCTCTACGCCAAGCACCTGCGCGACCTGCACGCCCGTCGCTACGAGACCGTCGCCGCCGCGCACGACGCCGGCATCCCGATCTACCTGGGCACCGACGCCGGCGGGTCGCTGCCGCACGGCCTGGTGGCCGCCGAGGCCGCCGAGCTGGTGCGGGCGGGACTCCCGGCGGAGCGGGCCCTGGAGGCGGCGACCTGGGGTGCGCGCCGCTGGCTCGGCCGGCCGGGGCTGGAGGAGGGCGCCGGGGCCGACCTGGTCGTCTACGCCGCCGACCCGCGTGAGGACATCGGCGTGCTGGCCCACCCGACCCACGTCGTGCTGCGAGGCCATGTTGTCGCGTGA
- the ffh gene encoding signal recognition particle protein yields the protein MFTSLSDRLTATFKNLRGKGRLSESDVNATIRDIRMALLDADVALPVVKEFTHAVRERALGAEVSGALNPAQQVVKIVNDELVAILGGQTRRIQFAKNPPTVIMLAGLQGSGKTTFAGKLAKWLKDQGHTPMLVAADLQRPNAVTQLQVVGERAGVPVFAPERGNVAGYDAAVESGEGTRSYGDPVTVSRQGIDEARARQHDVVIVDTAGRLAIDEALMQQAADIRAAISPDEVLFVIDAMIGQAAVETAQAFAEGVDFTGVVLGKLDGDARGGAALSVAKVTGRPIMFASVGEQTKDIEVFHPDRMASRILDMGDVLTLIEQAEKAFDQRQAQEMTRKFLEEEDFTFDDFLQQMSAIKKMGSLKQMLGMMPGMGQMRAQLDSLDEREFDRVEAMVRSMTPFERTHPKQINGSRRARIARGSGVSVSEVNQLLERFTQAQKMMRSLRRGGGVPGMPGMPGMPGMGGGKKAAKGQQRKKGKSGNPAKRAAEEKAAAEKAANARINAANQAFGMPGGQDDGQPAATDPANVELPKGFEKFLGR from the coding sequence GTGTTCACCAGTCTGTCTGACCGCCTGACCGCGACCTTCAAGAACCTCCGCGGCAAGGGCCGCCTGTCCGAGAGCGACGTCAACGCGACGATCCGTGACATCCGGATGGCCCTGCTCGACGCCGACGTGGCGCTGCCCGTCGTCAAGGAGTTCACCCACGCGGTGCGCGAGCGCGCCCTCGGTGCGGAGGTCAGCGGCGCCCTCAACCCGGCGCAGCAGGTCGTCAAGATCGTCAACGACGAGCTCGTCGCGATCCTCGGCGGGCAGACCCGGCGGATCCAGTTCGCCAAGAACCCGCCGACGGTCATCATGCTCGCCGGCCTCCAGGGCTCGGGCAAGACCACGTTCGCCGGCAAGCTGGCCAAGTGGCTCAAGGACCAGGGCCACACCCCGATGCTCGTGGCCGCCGACCTGCAGCGCCCCAACGCGGTCACCCAGCTGCAGGTCGTCGGCGAGCGGGCCGGCGTGCCGGTGTTCGCCCCCGAGCGGGGCAACGTCGCCGGCTACGACGCCGCCGTCGAGTCCGGCGAGGGCACCCGCTCCTACGGCGACCCGGTCACGGTGTCCCGCCAGGGCATCGACGAGGCCCGCGCGCGCCAGCACGACGTGGTCATCGTCGACACCGCCGGCCGCCTCGCGATCGACGAGGCGCTGATGCAGCAGGCCGCCGACATCCGCGCGGCGATCAGCCCCGACGAGGTCCTGTTCGTCATCGACGCGATGATCGGCCAGGCGGCGGTGGAGACCGCCCAGGCGTTCGCCGAGGGCGTCGACTTCACCGGTGTCGTGCTCGGCAAGCTCGACGGCGACGCCCGGGGTGGTGCCGCGCTGTCGGTCGCCAAGGTCACCGGCCGGCCGATCATGTTCGCCTCGGTCGGTGAGCAGACCAAGGACATCGAGGTCTTCCACCCCGACCGCATGGCCTCGCGCATCCTCGACATGGGTGACGTGCTCACCCTGATCGAGCAGGCCGAGAAGGCCTTCGACCAGCGCCAGGCGCAGGAGATGACGCGGAAGTTCCTCGAGGAGGAGGACTTCACCTTCGACGACTTCCTGCAGCAGATGTCCGCGATCAAGAAGATGGGCTCGCTCAAGCAGATGCTCGGCATGATGCCGGGCATGGGCCAGATGCGCGCGCAGCTCGACTCCCTCGACGAGCGCGAGTTCGACCGGGTCGAGGCCATGGTGCGCTCGATGACCCCGTTCGAGCGCACCCACCCCAAGCAGATCAACGGCTCCCGTCGCGCCCGGATCGCCCGCGGCTCGGGCGTCTCGGTCTCCGAGGTCAACCAGCTGCTCGAGCGCTTCACCCAGGCGCAGAAGATGATGCGCAGCCTGCGCCGCGGCGGCGGGGTTCCCGGCATGCCGGGCATGCCGGGGATGCCGGGCATGGGCGGTGGCAAGAAGGCCGCCAAGGGCCAGCAGCGCAAGAAGGGCAAGAGCGGCAACCCGGCCAAGCGCGCCGCGGAGGAGAAGGCGGCGGCCGAGAAGGCCGCCAACGCCCGGATCAACGCCGCCAACCAGGCCTTCGGTATGCCGGGTGGCCAGGACGACGGCCAGCCGGCCGCGACGGACCCGGCCAACGTCGAGCTGCCCAAGGGCTTCGAGAAGTTCCTCGGCCGCTGA
- a CDS encoding serine hydrolase domain-containing protein has protein sequence MGRRTTLLSSRTHLTRAALTPLLALGILVAPAAITGAAPAAPSRATVTASCDRSCLAGELRADVEGYLRAHGVDEHASAAALSVSLRGQRQSIDVAAGTTRFGGSGAVDSDSVWQIGSNTKAFTSVLLLQLEAEHRLSINDTLGRWLPQYPQWRDVTIQRLLNMTSGIPNYSDQDPMLAAYAAHPHRYFSAPDLVSFAVGAPATTGYHYSNTNYVLAEMVIEKVTGRSYQHELRARVIEPLGLDELWYRPDVYPRSVTKREPAGYYFNDQPPVLLGLKGRDVSRDSLSWARGAGGIISTTRDMIRWERAMYGARLLPARQQAELLSLVSTRTGKPIATTSSSDPGGFGLGVAQATFPGFGTVWFYEGETLGFRTLHVWFPGSGLLLAMGVNSAPTHDHIQDLAIAAYKTLAAHGLVAPAAAS, from the coding sequence ATGGGACGTCGAACCACCCTCCTGTCCAGCCGGACACACCTGACCCGGGCCGCCCTCACCCCGCTGCTCGCGCTCGGGATCCTGGTCGCACCGGCAGCCATCACCGGCGCCGCTCCCGCAGCGCCGTCGCGGGCGACCGTCACCGCCTCCTGTGACCGGTCCTGCCTCGCCGGTGAGCTCCGGGCCGACGTCGAGGGCTACCTGCGCGCGCACGGCGTGGACGAGCACGCCTCGGCGGCGGCGCTGAGCGTGAGCCTCCGCGGCCAGCGGCAGAGCATCGACGTGGCCGCCGGGACCACCAGGTTCGGCGGGTCCGGAGCCGTGGACAGCGACAGCGTCTGGCAGATCGGCAGCAACACCAAGGCGTTCACGTCGGTGCTGCTGCTCCAGCTCGAGGCCGAGCACCGCCTGTCGATCAACGACACGCTGGGCCGGTGGCTGCCGCAGTACCCGCAGTGGCGTGACGTCACGATCCAGCGGTTGCTGAACATGACCAGCGGTATCCCGAACTACTCCGACCAGGACCCGATGCTGGCCGCCTACGCGGCGCACCCGCACCGGTACTTCTCCGCGCCCGACCTCGTCTCGTTCGCCGTCGGGGCACCCGCGACCACCGGCTACCACTACTCCAACACCAACTACGTCCTCGCCGAGATGGTCATCGAGAAGGTCACCGGGCGCAGCTACCAGCACGAGCTGCGCGCCCGGGTCATCGAGCCCCTCGGCCTGGACGAGCTGTGGTACCGGCCCGACGTCTACCCGCGGTCGGTCACGAAGCGCGAACCGGCCGGGTACTACTTCAACGACCAGCCGCCGGTCCTGCTGGGCCTGAAGGGACGTGACGTCAGCCGCGACTCCCTGTCCTGGGCACGCGGCGCCGGAGGGATCATCAGCACGACGCGCGACATGATCCGGTGGGAGCGGGCGATGTACGGCGCTCGTCTCCTGCCCGCCAGGCAGCAGGCCGAGCTGCTGAGCCTGGTCTCGACCAGGACCGGCAAGCCCATCGCGACCACGTCGTCCTCGGACCCCGGTGGCTTCGGTCTCGGGGTCGCGCAGGCCACCTTCCCCGGCTTCGGCACCGTCTGGTTCTACGAGGGCGAGACGCTCGGGTTCCGGACGCTCCACGTCTGGTTCCCGGGCTCGGGCCTCCTCCTGGCGATGGGTGTCAACAGCGCACCGACCCATGACCACATCCAGGACCTGGCGATCGCGGCATACAAGACGCTCGCCGCGCACGGCCTCGTCGCGCCGGCTGCCGCGTCCTGA
- a CDS encoding S1C family serine protease, whose translation MDVFENRSEQEALDAYSQVVTGVADRLIPRVASIRVRRRVRGGEAEAGGSAVVLTADGHLLTNAHVVDGATSGTAEFASGVTVRVHVVGSDPLSDLAVLRAEGEVPDPPEFGSAERLRVGTLVVAVGNPLGLAGSVTAGVVSALGRSLPTRSGTASRIVEDVIQTDAALNPGSSGGALADARARVVGINTAVAGIGVGLAVPVNATSWRIIEALRTDGRVRRAYLGLVTTPAPLPPRFADATGQRTALRVVEVVTGSPAERAGLRRGDLLLAVDGQPLRDAQSLQRLLFAEAVGRRTELTAVRGEALVDVVAVPAPLEG comes from the coding sequence ATGGACGTCTTCGAGAACCGGTCCGAGCAGGAGGCGCTGGACGCCTACTCGCAGGTCGTCACCGGGGTGGCCGACCGGCTCATCCCGCGGGTGGCCAGCATCCGGGTGCGCCGCCGGGTCCGTGGCGGGGAGGCCGAGGCCGGCGGCTCGGCGGTGGTGCTCACCGCTGACGGGCACCTGCTGACCAACGCCCACGTCGTCGACGGTGCGACGTCGGGGACCGCCGAGTTCGCCAGCGGTGTCACCGTGCGCGTCCACGTGGTCGGCTCCGACCCGCTGTCCGACCTGGCCGTGCTGCGTGCCGAGGGGGAGGTGCCGGACCCGCCCGAGTTCGGCAGCGCCGAGCGGCTGCGGGTGGGCACCCTCGTCGTGGCCGTCGGCAACCCGCTCGGCCTGGCCGGCAGCGTGACCGCCGGGGTGGTCAGCGCCCTGGGCCGCTCGCTGCCCACCCGGTCCGGCACCGCCAGCCGGATCGTGGAGGACGTCATCCAGACCGACGCGGCGCTCAACCCCGGCAGCTCCGGCGGTGCCCTCGCCGACGCCCGCGCCCGGGTGGTCGGCATCAACACGGCCGTGGCCGGCATCGGCGTCGGCCTGGCCGTGCCGGTCAACGCGACGAGCTGGCGGATCATCGAGGCCCTGCGCACCGACGGACGGGTGCGCCGCGCCTACCTCGGGCTGGTCACCACCCCCGCCCCGCTGCCGCCGCGGTTCGCCGACGCCACCGGCCAGCGCACCGCCCTGCGCGTGGTCGAGGTCGTCACCGGGAGCCCGGCCGAGCGGGCGGGGCTGCGCCGGGGCGACCTGCTCCTGGCCGTCGACGGCCAGCCCCTGCGCGACGCCCAGTCGCTGCAACGGCTGCTGTTCGCCGAGGCGGTCGGCCGCCGCACCGAGCTCACCGCAGTGCGCGGAGAGGCGCTGGTCGACGTCGTGGCCGTGCCCGCCCCGCTGGAGGGCTGA
- a CDS encoding P-II family nitrogen regulator translates to MKLVTAIIKPHKLEEVKEALEAFGIAGMTVSEASGYGRQRGHSEVYRGAEYTVDFVPKVRVEVLVDDVDATGVVEAILKSAQTGRIGDGKIWTVPVEDVARVRTGERGPDAL, encoded by the coding sequence ATGAAGCTCGTCACCGCCATCATCAAGCCACACAAGCTCGAGGAGGTGAAGGAGGCGCTCGAGGCCTTCGGGATCGCCGGTATGACGGTCAGCGAGGCCAGCGGCTACGGCCGCCAGCGCGGCCACAGCGAGGTCTACCGCGGCGCCGAGTACACCGTGGACTTCGTGCCCAAGGTGCGCGTGGAGGTCCTCGTCGACGACGTGGACGCCACCGGGGTCGTCGAGGCCATCCTCAAGTCCGCCCAGACCGGCCGCATCGGCGACGGCAAGATCTGGACCGTTCCCGTCGAGGACGTCGCACGCGTCCGCACCGGCGAGCGCGGCCCGGACGCGCTGTAG